TAGGAACGAAAGATGAGCAAAAAAATAAAGCGGAAAGTGGAAGCTATAATATGGAAATATTACTAGATGCTAGTGGTAGTAGGGCTGGTAAAATTGATGGAAAAATGAAGATGAATATTGCAAAAGAAGCGATTCAGCAATTTGTTTCAAATTTACCAGAGACAGTGAATGTTTCGTTACGGGTATATGGTCATAAAGGTTCAAATGAAGAGAAGGACAAAGAGTTATCATGCGGAGCGATTGAAAATGTATATACATTACAAAAGTATAATCAATCAACGTTCCGTAAATCATTAGATGGGTTTCAGCCTGTAGGCTGGACACCGCTTGCTGAAGCAATTAAAAAATCTACAGAAACGTTCCAGCTCGCAAAAACATTCCTCCCTCAAATGCTTTTTTTATCAAATACGCCTTTGGGGCAGGGGAAAGATTCCAATAGCTAACTCCTATAGCAATTACGACGAAAATGAGTAGAAGAAATATACGAATGCTTTTTTTCAGTTTCCTACGGATTTTTGAAAATGTTTTTACACTTATGTTTTATATAGGTGATCGATTTTAATTAACAGATGGGGGATAGCTACTCGGATAATAAGGTTTTTATTGAATGTCACGAAAACGTTTTAAAAACGTTCACTTACGAAGAGGTTTCTAATATCGCTATAATGACAAAGACTTAAACAGAAAGGATGATAGAAATTTCCAACAATTAGAAAGGGAAACCTCCAATTTGGCATGATGATGTCCCTAGGGCTGGTTTTCGTTATCGGCTCTTGAAAAAGTGGTATCTAGTCTGGAACCGATATTTACTATAGTAGCATTCGGACGCTTTCTAATAAATTGTCTTATTGTATCGTCGATTTTTCGAGCGGGGGCAATGTAGGTTATACATCCATATTCACCAAAGGTATTCGATATATTAGAAAAATCAAAATCACAATTTTTAATGATCTGGACGGCTTCTTTATCATCCAAAATGTCTTTATTGTTTTTACTCTCATATGCTCGTCCCAAAAGTGGAATAAGCATAGTACCTTGAACTGATTGGAAATCTATTTCTTTTACCATGAAATATCCTCCGTTGAATAATTAGCATGCAAACGTTAGTATACGTTTAGTCGTTATTTAACATTTTTGATAGTATTTTATTTGTTTTATATAATCCGTACGTCAAATCGTATCGATCTTCTTCAGATAGATTTTTAAGAGTATCAGTGAAATTATTATAAATTTGTTTCCATCTTTCATAGTGCACTTTTTCAGCTTTTTCTGTTAGAGAAATTAAAACAGCTCGCTTATCTGATGTATCTTGTTTTTTAATAATGTATCCGTTTTGCTCTAAATTACGAACTGTTACACTTAGTTGTTGTTTTGGGATATTTAAATAACTAGCAATGGTTTTTTAAGTTTACAGGAACATTTTGCTGTGCGATATATTCGACTACGTGTTGCTCGATATGTGTAAATTCAGATGCTTTTTCAGACAATAATTTGAAAGTACCAGACATATTCAGTAATAAATTCATGTACTCATTTAACAAATCTTTATCAGCCATTATTTGCGCTTCCTTTATCATTTTAGTAATTATTTTATTACTACTTTTAGTTTGAATCAAATCATTTTATTTATAGTAGTAAATTTTTATTTGCTACTGTAGTGTCCTTTCAAATATTGTGAATTGCAGTAGAAGAATAGATGAAATGATTTTATGAGAGGGGGATATAACGAGCGTAAAATATTACTTTAAATATAAAAAACTAATCAATCTAATGTCTCTTTCAGTTATTATGTTGTAAATAATTTTGTGGTAAAATCTTTTACATAATTAAATAAAGGGGTAATATTCCATGGGCAATTTCTCAAATAGTTTATTAGTTTTGTTTGTTCTTATAGTATGTAGTTGTATAGTTTTTGGTGGATAATATAATGTTACGTTATAAAAAGAAGTTATCTCAATAGAGTGAGACAACTTCTTTTTTGTTATAGGTTCACTTTATTTAAATCTGTTTGACCGTGTCTTATTACATAAATCACTTTTATATCCTCTTCCTTGAATAAAAATATGTGATTCGAATCATAAGTTTGTCAGTATGGCAAGGGTATGGTTCTTTTGGTTTGCAGCAAAGTCAACGTTCCTAAATTTGTAAATAGGAATTTTTTTAATGAGATAATAAAGTGGTTCAATGAATATTTTTCCATGTATAAATAAAAGCTTTATATACATATATATCCTTTGTGAAAAAAGGAAATATTGTATAATATTCTTATATTATATTGAAAGCGAGTGATTTATTATGACAGTCAGATCTTTCTATTTATTAACTAAATTCGAGGTACGGAAGGGGTAATATTAGAAATCTTCCGTACACAAAAACGGAGGGAAAAATAGATGTTTAGTTATTATGGTAAACTTTCTACCGAGCTTTACAATATTACAAAACCTGTTGGTTATTCTTTAAACGGTGATATTGAGTATTACCAAGAGCGCTTAAAAACTTGTCAAGGACGTATTCTTGAAGCTGGCGTTGGTTCTGGCCGTGTGATTATTCCACTTCTTAAGGCTGGACATATAATTGATGGAATTGATTATTCTCCTGAGATGTTAGATTCTTGTCGTAAACGTTGTGAAGACAGAGGTTTAAATCCTAATTTATATCAAGGTAAATTACAAAAATTTTCATTACAGTTTCATTATGAAGCCATTATTATTCCTACTGGTTCCTTTTGTTTGATTGAAAACCGGGATGACTCTCTAAATGCGTTAAAATGTTTTTATAGACATCTGATTCCAGGGGGACGATTGATTGTTGACCTTTCATTACCTCATGATTGGCAGGAGGGAGAAATTACTACGGCATCTTTCCCTCTACCTAATGGAGATGGAATTATGTTGGAATCAAAATCGATTGAAATTGATTGGATTAACCAATTTACTGTATCACATTTGAAATATGAAAAATGGCGCCAAGGAGAATTAATGCAAACGGAACTGCAACGTTTTGCAATGCGTTGGTATGGAATTGAGGAATTTAAGCTTATTTTAGAGAATATTGGTTTCACTGATATTACATGCTCTGCTGATTATGTTTACAAGAATCCACCATCTAATGCAAGACAAATTGTTACTTTTGAAGCTATTCGCAAGCAATAACATAAGAGAGCTGTTGTCGTGTAGCGACAACGGCTCTCTTGGGATATAGCATTAAATCGACAGTTTATCAGGTGGTGTATAATTGGGTGGTGAGAAAATTAGCAAAAAAATAATTTATTATTCAACGGTGTTCATTTATTTACATTACTTATTCATGTCGTCTTGTTAAAGATAGAGAATAGTCGTAATTTTTTAGGGCTTACGATGGTTGTTCCACTTTTAACAGTTATTTTATATCAAAAAATATATAAGAAACAAAAAATACTTCATACATTTGGTATTTTACGTCCAACTTTAAAAACGGTAGTTTTTTTCATGGTATTTCCACTACTTCTAGGAATTGGCTTGCATTTTGGTTTTGGTATTTACAATATAACATTCTTATTTAAGCAGTGGAATGAATTAGGATTTCTACTTCTCGTTGATCTAACAATCGGTTCTTTATCTGCACTATTAGAGGAAATCATTTGGCGTGGGAACTTTCATTACTATTTAAGGAGAAAATATTCATTAGCGTGGACAGCAGTGATTACTGCAACGATTTGGTCCATGTGGCATGTACCAATTGCACTGTTTTATAAAAACTATGATTTATGGATTTTAGGGATATTTAGTTATTCCACTTTATTATTTGTATTTTTGATAATTTTAACTTATACGAGAGAGTATGGTCGTTCTGTAGTGTCAGCTTCGATTTTCCATGGTATGTTTAATGTTTTTTATTTAACAGATGGGATGCAAAATGGATGCAACGTCGAAGGGATGGAACGGATTAAATTCATCTTATTGGTAACTGTATTCAGCATGGTGTGTCTTATACATCGGAAAATTAAACGATAGGTGAATGAATTGAAGGAAATAGAGAGCTAAACATCAAACATATAAATTAAATATAAGTTAAAAGGTATTTTTAAAGAACAAGGGAAAAGTGTTATTCATTATGAATTTACAAAAAAAACTAAAAAAGTGCTTCTTTTGATGAGCCTGACGGGAATCGAGCGCGTCTGCTAATTCTACCAAAGGAATTTTAATATGTTATATATTCATAATTTTTAAATTTTAAATATAACACTAATTGAATCAAAAAGACTTTAGGGAATATTATATTGCACATTTTATACGAATCCCTCTAAAAAACTATGGTTTATAGCAATAATAATATGGTTCAAATTGTGGCTGATTTATGATTCAAATTACAAAATATAAGAAGAATGTATTTGCGATGGTGATACAAATAACAAATTAAGAAGGGGAACAATCATCTGGATGAGAAAATTTCAAGGTGTGGACAAATAACTATCTATATTGATTCAGGTATCTTGAAATAGGCAAGTATGTATCCTTTGAAAAACAAGTGGAACAAATGATTATTTTAGCGTTTCAAAAATTCAACCATACTAAACGGTTGAATTTTTGAAAAGTGCATAATAAAAGGTCTTAAAAAGAAGACTTCTTACTTAAAGAATATGGATGCTAATACAAAACCTATTAAAATTACAAGGATTAGGATGCCGGTACCTTTCCAACCTAAACTACCTACTAAATCAGCAAGTTTTCCATTACTAGCCCTATGAAATGCATCATTCATATTTCCAGTTGGATTTCTTTTTAATTCTTCTTGTCTTAATCTTTCTCTTGCTCTTGCTCTTTCAGGAGTTTCTTTATCTTTGCTCATTTTAGTGACTCCTATTTTTTTGTAATTGTAGCATAATTTGTTGATTATTAGATAATCAATTTTATCTTAATGCATATATAAGATGATAGTAATAGATTATAGAAGATTTTCAATTACTTATATTAAAAATCAATATTCTTTACGAAAACAGCTTTAATAAAAGAATAATTCAATTAAATGGTAAAAGAAAGATAACGGGGAGTACTTATATGAAAAACACTATATGTTATACAAATGAACCTCCTGAAAGTTTCAAACAATTATTAACCTTGTATGAATCTTTAGGATGGAATTCACTTAAATTAACGGTTAACGATTTAGAACAAATGTGCTATCAAAGTTGGTATGCAATATACGCTTTTGATGGACAACAATTAGTAGGGATGGGGCGCGTTATATCAGATGGTGTAATTACTGGAATTATTTGCGGATTGTGTGTATTACCGCAATATCAGTCCAAAGGCATTGGAAAAGAAATATTGAAACGAATAATCCGACAATGTGAACAAAGTCGAGTTATTCCCCAAATTATGTGTGTTGAGGATTTGAAGCCTTACTATGAATCTTTTGGATTTGAAGAATTTTCGGTTGGAATGACGAAAAATATCAAACGATAACGGAGCTTTATTTTTTCAATCTTTTTGTGCAATCAAACCTATTCTTAGACATCAATAAAATCTAATTATAAAGGAGACTAAAGTTATGGAGATTTCTAAGGGAGTAGAGATGTTGCACCTTGAATTTTATGGAAATATTATTCATCCAATCCTTTTATGGGATCAGGAAATGGCAGTTTTAATAGACACTGGATTCCCTGGACAAATTGAAGATTTAAAAGTAGCAATGGATAAGGTAGGAGTGTCGTTTGATAAAGTAAAAGTTGTGATTTTGACGCATCAGGATATAGACCATATAGGCAGTCTTCCTGAAATATTACAGAATTGTGGAAGTAATATTAAAGTTTATGCTCATGAGCTAGATAAGCCTTATATCCAGGGCGATTTACCTCTATTGAAAGATAGATACGTAGAGAATCCACCGAAAGGAAAAGTGAATGACACCTTGATTGACGGTCAAGAACTGCCGTATTGTGGCGGGATTCTTATTATCCATACTCCCGGGCATACTCCTGGCCATATCAGTTTATATTTAAAACAAAGTAAAACGCTTATCGCTGGGGATTCAATGTATAGTGTAAACGGAACACTGGGGGGGATTCATGTCCCAACCACTTTGGATATAAAGGAAGCCCAACAGTCTTTGAAGAAATATTTAGACCTAGATATTGAATCCGTAGTTTGTTACCACGGAGGATTAAGTAAGGTAAATATTAATAAGCAAATCCAAAAATTATAGAGAATGCTAATAATAGATTATCATTTTTTGAGGAGTTGTTATTAAACAGTGTGAAGGTTGAAGAGTAATGGTTCTTTATTGGTACCTCTATTTTATTATTTTCGTTGTTCAACAATACTAACAGAAAATCATCAAAATTTTTTATAAATAAATTTCCTAATGACACTAAATAAAAGCATGTTTTGAATAATCTTTTTTCATTAACATGCTCTTTATATTTGCTCTTTTATTATTACTTGCTTATTTAAGTTCTATCGTTGCGATGATTTACTTAATTGTAACTGTTGTTTTATCATTTTTCTCAGCTTTAGGAGCGGGTTGAATTTTACTTCACTTCGGTATGGGAGCATCTGCTATTCAAGGTGTAATTCCGTTATACGCATTTGTATTTTTAGTTGCTTTAGAGGAAGATTATAATATTTTCATGGTTTCTGAGATTTGGAAAAATAAAAAGAAGCAAAATTATGTAGAATCCGTAAAGAATGGGGTAATACAAACAGGTAGTGTTATTACTTCGGCTGGTGTAATTTTAGCGGGAACTTTTGCAGTATTAGGTAAATTACCAATTCAAGTTCTTATTCAATTCGGTATTGTGATAGCAATTGGTGTATTATTAGATACATTTATTGTAAGACCGTTACTTGTACTTGCGATTACAGTTGTTTTAGGGTGTTGGGCTTTTTGGAAGAAAGAAGATATTTTGTAAAAAGAAGGTTGCCGATAAAGTCAGTCAAACTGATTTTCAGGCAACCTTTTTGATTAGCTGTTGAGCAGATCAAGAATGCGGGGAGATTTACAGTTTTTATTTTGAATATTCATTAAAATCAGCAGAGGTAATGTATGACAAAGTTTTAAGTGAATTAAAATTTTTCTTATCAGACATAATAATTTATAAGAAATTCCAATTGAGTGGGGAATTTTCTATATTATTTGTTGTTATAGGATGATTAAAATGTGGGAAACGATTATTTTTTATTTTCCAGAGTGGAAAGTTTTTATACAAGCCTTTATCGTACTTTTAATTCCATATATGCTTTCAAGGTTTTTTAGTTGGATTCGTACATTAGAAAAAGAATAATACAACGAACTAACTTGGGATTAATGTGAGATTCAATAGAAGAAACATATGGATACTCAAAGAAGAGTAGTACTAGGCAAAGTGTGTTAATGCGTTCTAATGTACTGGAAGCTTTTTAGAGAAAGAGTGATGAAGGTGAAAGCACAGGACTCAATGGTTAATCAAAACCAAGGACAGGGCAATACATATGAGAATAAGCCTACTAAAGTTTCTGAAGACTACTTTACAGGTGATTTTAACTTAGATTTGGAGGTTATAAAAAAAGAAGCTCTTTACAACTCGGACGTTTATTGTCGAGAGTTGAATATAGGTGGGACTAGCATCCGGGCAGTTCTTGTTTTTGTAGAAGGGCTGTCAGATAAAGATCTTATTGATATGCACATTATGAAATCACTGATGTGTAATTTTTTTGATGAGTATAAAGATGAATCATCTTACATGAAAGATAGAGTTTCAAAAGAGTTTATTAAAAACCGAGTTCTTCCTATTAGTGGAGTGGAAGAGTTGCAATCTGTACAAAAAATGATGTCAAAAGTGTTAATGGGTTCAACGGCATTATTAATTGATGGATTATCAGATGTATTCATACTTAATACAAAAAAAGGAAAAACACGTAATGTTGAAGAGCCAGTATCAGAGGGATCGGTCAGAGGTCCACGGGTAGGTTTCACAGAAGTTTTGTCGGACAATACTGCATTGTTACGGTTACATGGTGAAAATGAAGGGTTATCTTTAATGAAATTTCATGTGGGAGAACGGGCCAAGAAAGAGTTGGTTGTTGCCTTTATGAAAGAGATTGCTGATCCAGAATTAGTAGAAGAAGTTAAGAAGAGAATTCAGAAAATTAATATTGATAATGTGCCAGATTCAGGTTATGTAGAACAACTTATTGAAGATAATTATCTTAGTCCTTTTCCGCAAGTACAGAGTACGGAACGTCCTGATAAAGTTATCGCTGCACTAATGGAAGGAAGGGTTGCAATTTTATTGGATGGAACACCTTTTGCATTAATTGTTCCGGTTACATTTAGTATGATGATGCAATCACCCGAAGATTATTATGAGCGCTGGATACCAGGTACGTTAATTCGTTTATTACGCTTTGGAACAGCTATTATTTCTCTTTTTGCTCCCGCTCTGTATATTTCATTTATTTCATTTCATCCTGGATTGATTCCAACTAAGTTAGCGATTTCAATTATAGGAGGTCGAGAAGGTGTCCCGTTTCCTGCAATTATAGAGGGGCTATTTATGGAAATTGCTATCGAAATTTTACGAGAAGCAGGGTTACGACTACCTAAGCCGATTGGTTCAGCGATGGGAATTGTAGGAGGGTTAATCATTGGGCAAGCTGCTGTATCAGCTGGAATTGTGAGTCCAATCATGGTAATTGTTGTGGCGGCCACAGCTATTTCTTCTTTTGCACTTTCGCATTATAGTACAGCAATTCCATTACGTATTCTTCGCTTTGTAGCTATGTTTTCCGCCGCAATATTTGGATTATATGGAGTTATTCTGTTTTTCCTCTTTATATGCAGTCATATTGCAAGGCTTAAAAGTTTTGGTGTACCTTATGCTAGCCCGGCTGTCTTATATCAATTTAGTGATTGGAAGGATTTTATGGTTCGTATGCCAATTCAGATGATGAAGCGGCGTCCGAAAATGTTGAATTTAAAAGACTCTGTACGGAAAGGAAGTGAAGAGGAATGATTACGAACTCAAAGGACAAGATTCCCACTTCACAAGCAATTGTTATTCTTATCAATTATATACTTGCTATAGGAATTCTCACCTTGCCTAGAACCGCGGCTGAGAAAGTGAATACACCTGATGTTTGGATAACTGTTATTTTAGGTGGATTAATTGCGATGGTTACGGGTGTAATTATCGTGAAGTTAAGTCAACAATTTCCTGAAAAAACATTTTATCAGTATAGTCAAGAAATTGTAGGGAAATGGTTTGGGGTATTACTTAGTTTATTGATTATCAGTTACTTTTTTACACTTTCTTCATTTGAACTTAGAACGTTGGAAGGTATAACAAGTTTCTTTCTACTAGAAGGTACGCCTGACTGGGCTATTCTTATGCCATTTATGTGGATAAGTCTTTATTTAAATTTAGGCGGAATAAATGCGATAGCACGTTTATTTGAAATTATTTTTCCGATTACAGTTTTTATTTTTTTAGTGACATCTTTTATGAGCATTGGAATATTTGAACTCGATAATCTTCGTCCTGTAGTAGGATTAGGGATTGTTCCGGTATTAAAAGGCCTAAAAACAACAACTATGGCATATTCGGGTGCAGAAATTATGTTGTTACTTTTAGCCTTTATGAAGAAGCCATCTCAAGCTGTAAAAGTTGTTATAATTGCCACTACGATTCCGTTACTTTTTTATGTTATTACAGTTGTAATGGTTATAGGAGCGTTTTCTATCGATGGTGTATTGGTGAGAACATGGCCTACAATTGACCTTATGAGAAGTTTTGAAATCCAAGGCTTAATTTTTGAACGGTTTGAATCTTTGTTACTAGTGATATGGATTATGCAAATCTTTGCAACGTATACAATCTGTTATTATGCAGCTGCTTTAGGATTAGCCCAGCTCTTTAATAAAAATATTCATTCCTTTTTATATGGATTACTTCCAGTAATATATATCGTTGCTGAAATTCCGAAAAATATCAATGAGTTATTTGAATTTGGCAATATGATTAGTAACGCAGCGATAATTTTATTTGGTATTCTTCCATTTCTTCTCCTTATGATTTCGAAGGGAAGGAAAAACAGGCATGAACCAGAGTATTAAAAATAGAAAAATTTTCATAAGATTAACGTCAATTGTTTTTCTCTTATTACTTACAGGATGCTGGAGTAGTCATGAAATTGAGGAACTAGGTTTCGCCGTAGGTTTAGCAATAGATAAAGAAAAAGAAATAAAAATTGAGAAAGAAATCGAAGAAAAGGGCGGAGGATATAAGAAGAAGAATTTGATAACAACCACCTATCAATTCGTTAAAGCACAATCATCATCAGATGGAGGAAAAGGTGGAGTATCACAACAAAAAGCTTATATGAATGTTGCAGAAACAGGAGATTCACTTCATCAATCAATTCGTGAAGTCGCGTTAAGAAGGCAAAGGCCTATCATTTTTCATCATACGAAAGTGATAGTGGTAAGCGAAAGTATTGCCCGAACATATAATTTAACACAGTTATTGGATATTTATATTCGTGATAATGAGATGAGACCTAGTTGCTTTGTTATGGTTAGTAGAGGGCTAGCTAGTGATGCGTTAAAATCAAAAGAATCAGGGGAAATTCCAGCATTTCGCTTGATTGAGATTGAGGATAATCAATATAGATCCTCGCGAATTTTACCACCTATGCCGCTTGCTAAACTACCAGGAAAGGTGAAATCTGGGGCGAGTTTTCTTTTACCGAATGTAATTTCCATAAATGGAGAAGTAAAATATATAGGTGCTGCTGTGATTAAGGGAAGTACAAAAAAACTCCGTGGTTTTTTGAATGAGAATGAATTGGAAGGTTTAATGTGGATAACTGGAAAAGGAAAAAGTGGCTTGGTAAAAAGTTTTGATAAAAAGACGAAAAAACTTATTATGTATGAAGTGAAATCTATGAAAAGTAAAATTAGGCCCTATGTTAAAGGGGATAAAATCTCTTTTGATATAAATATTCAGTCTGTGGGGCGGTTATCCGAAAACTGGGCTGAGTCAGAGGAAACTTTTAAAAATACATTTCTCAAAAGGGTGGAGCAAGCTGCCCAACAAGAAGTGAAGCAGTTAGTGAAGCATACATTACAAAAAATTCAAAAGGAATATAAAACTGATGTTGCTGGCTTTAATACTAGTTTGAAAATCAAGTATCCAAAAGTATGGAAGAAAGTTGAAAAGGATTGGGATAAAGTGTTTAGTAAGACATCAATCAAATATAATGTAAAGCTAACCATTGAAGATTATGGTACGGAAGGAGCTTAATGAATAAATAACATACAATACACAAAAGCTCTGAAGCATGGACTTTTCTTAATGTTCACGATTTGGAGCTTTTATGTTGTGTAGGTTTCAGTATTGTATTAAATAAATTAACAAAAAGATAGATGTTTCGTTTTAATATTTTTTATTTTATAATTATTCATAGGGGAGGGTAAATATAATCGGTAGTAGTAGGAGGGGCACAATGAAAATAGTACCTATACAAAAAGATGAAGTTCTAATTGAAAATATAGTAAAGCTATATTGTATCGTATTTGAAAAAACAAATTTTGATGAAATGCTAGAGCGAATAAAAAGACATATGGGATATACGGATTTTAAAGGAGTAGTAGCAATAAATGATGGTAATGAAGTTATTGGTTTTGCATATGGGTATCGTTCTGTAAAAGGGCAGTACTACAATCAATTAATGAGTGAAGCACTGAACTTAGAGCAAGTAAATCAGTGGTTACAAGATTGTTTTGAATTTGTAGAGTTAGCAGTCCATCCTGAACATCGAAATAAGGGGCTTGGTACTACATTACATAATCATTTATTAGAGGGAATTCGAAATAAGACGAGTGTATTAACGACACAAATAAACAATGGAAAAGCCCGCTCGTTATATGGAAATCTAGAATGGATGAATGTAATGGAACCGTTTCATCCGAGTAAAGATGATGTGCCTTATGTCATAATGGGAAAAGCTTTAAAGGCTAGAATACACGAATAAATATTTCGTTCATATGATGATAAGGTTATAAAAATAAAGGGGAAAACGGAATGTCAACGATAACGATTGAAAAAGCTACAATTTTAGATGCTGAAAAACTAACAGAAATAATGAGAAGGACATTCGATGAAGAAACAAAACGCTGGCTATCGGATCAAGAGAATATAATTGACTATAATATTCAACCACC
The DNA window shown above is from Bacillus clarus and carries:
- a CDS encoding CPBP family intramembrane glutamic endopeptidase, coding for MVVPLLTVILYQKIYKKQKILHTFGILRPTLKTVVFFMVFPLLLGIGLHFGFGIYNITFLFKQWNELGFLLLVDLTIGSLSALLEEIIWRGNFHYYLRRKYSLAWTAVITATIWSMWHVPIALFYKNYDLWILGIFSYSTLLFVFLIILTYTREYGRSVVSASIFHGMFNVFYLTDGMQNGCNVEGMERIKFILLVTVFSMVCLIHRKIKR
- a CDS encoding GNAT family N-acetyltransferase, with the translated sequence MKIVPIQKDEVLIENIVKLYCIVFEKTNFDEMLERIKRHMGYTDFKGVVAINDGNEVIGFAYGYRSVKGQYYNQLMSEALNLEQVNQWLQDCFEFVELAVHPEHRNKGLGTTLHNHLLEGIRNKTSVLTTQINNGKARSLYGNLEWMNVMEPFHPSKDDVPYVIMGKALKARIHE
- a CDS encoding MBL fold metallo-hydrolase, giving the protein MEISKGVEMLHLEFYGNIIHPILLWDQEMAVLIDTGFPGQIEDLKVAMDKVGVSFDKVKVVILTHQDIDHIGSLPEILQNCGSNIKVYAHELDKPYIQGDLPLLKDRYVENPPKGKVNDTLIDGQELPYCGGILIIHTPGHTPGHISLYLKQSKTLIAGDSMYSVNGTLGGIHVPTTLDIKEAQQSLKKYLDLDIESVVCYHGGLSKVNINKQIQKL
- a CDS encoding class I SAM-dependent methyltransferase produces the protein MFSYYGKLSTELYNITKPVGYSLNGDIEYYQERLKTCQGRILEAGVGSGRVIIPLLKAGHIIDGIDYSPEMLDSCRKRCEDRGLNPNLYQGKLQKFSLQFHYEAIIIPTGSFCLIENRDDSLNALKCFYRHLIPGGRLIVDLSLPHDWQEGEITTASFPLPNGDGIMLESKSIEIDWINQFTVSHLKYEKWRQGELMQTELQRFAMRWYGIEEFKLILENIGFTDITCSADYVYKNPPSNARQIVTFEAIRKQ
- a CDS encoding Ger(x)C family spore germination protein, which translates into the protein MNQSIKNRKIFIRLTSIVFLLLLTGCWSSHEIEELGFAVGLAIDKEKEIKIEKEIEEKGGGYKKKNLITTTYQFVKAQSSSDGGKGGVSQQKAYMNVAETGDSLHQSIREVALRRQRPIIFHHTKVIVVSESIARTYNLTQLLDIYIRDNEMRPSCFVMVSRGLASDALKSKESGEIPAFRLIEIEDNQYRSSRILPPMPLAKLPGKVKSGASFLLPNVISINGEVKYIGAAVIKGSTKKLRGFLNENELEGLMWITGKGKSGLVKSFDKKTKKLIMYEVKSMKSKIRPYVKGDKISFDINIQSVGRLSENWAESEETFKNTFLKRVEQAAQQEVKQLVKHTLQKIQKEYKTDVAGFNTSLKIKYPKVWKKVEKDWDKVFSKTSIKYNVKLTIEDYGTEGA
- a CDS encoding spore germination protein; translated protein: MKVKAQDSMVNQNQGQGNTYENKPTKVSEDYFTGDFNLDLEVIKKEALYNSDVYCRELNIGGTSIRAVLVFVEGLSDKDLIDMHIMKSLMCNFFDEYKDESSYMKDRVSKEFIKNRVLPISGVEELQSVQKMMSKVLMGSTALLIDGLSDVFILNTKKGKTRNVEEPVSEGSVRGPRVGFTEVLSDNTALLRLHGENEGLSLMKFHVGERAKKELVVAFMKEIADPELVEEVKKRIQKINIDNVPDSGYVEQLIEDNYLSPFPQVQSTERPDKVIAALMEGRVAILLDGTPFALIVPVTFSMMMQSPEDYYERWIPGTLIRLLRFGTAIISLFAPALYISFISFHPGLIPTKLAISIIGGREGVPFPAIIEGLFMEIAIEILREAGLRLPKPIGSAMGIVGGLIIGQAAVSAGIVSPIMVIVVAATAISSFALSHYSTAIPLRILRFVAMFSAAIFGLYGVILFFLFICSHIARLKSFGVPYASPAVLYQFSDWKDFMVRMPIQMMKRRPKMLNLKDSVRKGSEEE
- a CDS encoding DUF6366 family protein, with amino-acid sequence MSKDKETPERARARERLRQEELKRNPTGNMNDAFHRASNGKLADLVGSLGWKGTGILILVILIGFVLASIFFK
- a CDS encoding spore germination protein gives rise to the protein MITNSKDKIPTSQAIVILINYILAIGILTLPRTAAEKVNTPDVWITVILGGLIAMVTGVIIVKLSQQFPEKTFYQYSQEIVGKWFGVLLSLLIISYFFTLSSFELRTLEGITSFFLLEGTPDWAILMPFMWISLYLNLGGINAIARLFEIIFPITVFIFLVTSFMSIGIFELDNLRPVVGLGIVPVLKGLKTTTMAYSGAEIMLLLLAFMKKPSQAVKVVIIATTIPLLFYVITVVMVIGAFSIDGVLVRTWPTIDLMRSFEIQGLIFERFESLLLVIWIMQIFATYTICYYAAALGLAQLFNKNIHSFLYGLLPVIYIVAEIPKNINELFEFGNMISNAAIILFGILPFLLLMISKGRKNRHEPEY
- a CDS encoding GNAT family N-acetyltransferase, which produces MKNTICYTNEPPESFKQLLTLYESLGWNSLKLTVNDLEQMCYQSWYAIYAFDGQQLVGMGRVISDGVITGIICGLCVLPQYQSKGIGKEILKRIIRQCEQSRVIPQIMCVEDLKPYYESFGFEEFSVGMTKNIKR